In Sardina pilchardus chromosome 8, fSarPil1.1, whole genome shotgun sequence, a genomic segment contains:
- the LOC134088650 gene encoding uncharacterized protein LOC134088650 isoform X3, with amino-acid sequence MSADQKSESRGSFYELDHRILTEMEKKRDEKRRAEERKMKVQKQRETLRSAAGGVSHISDMRIVLLGYRNAGKSSSGNTILGRKEFGASGRTAECVKREGETAGRHITVVEAPGWYYNDTVYTTPERDKREIVLSVSLCPLGPHALLLLFYVGVSFTETHRRAVQQHMELLGERVWSHTILLFAGGDVLGGSSIEQHIERGGEALKWVVEKCGNRYHVVNNMKSDGVQVTELLEKIEEMVAGNRGHQFEFDAERCKALQEKKREEERRAEERKMKVQKQRETLRSAAGGVPHISDMRIVLLGIRGDGKSSSGNTILGRKEFGVSGRTAECVKREGETAGRHITVVDAPGWFYSSTVEQIPERHKRQIVLSVSLCPPGPHALLLLIRVTVSFTETHRRAVQQHMELLGERVWSHTIVLFTKGDQLGDTSIEQHIESEGEGLQWVVEKCGNRYHVVDNMKSDGVQVTELLEKIEEMVAGNRGHQFDFDAEICKALQEKKREEERRGEERKMKVQKQRETLRSAAGGVPHISDMRIVLLGIRGDGKSSSGNTILGRKEFGVSGRTAECVKKEGETAGRHITVVDAPGWFYSTVEQIPERHKRQIVLSVSLCPPGPHALLLLIRVTVSFTETHRRAVQQHMELLGERVCSHTIVLFTSGDQLGDTSIEQHIESEGEALQWVVEKCGNRYHVVDNMKSDGVQVTELLEKIEEMVAGNRGHQFDFDAEICKALQEKKREEERRAEERKMKVQKQRETLRSAAGGVPHISDMRIVLLGIRGDGKSSSGNTILGRKEFGASGRTAECVKREGETAGRHITVVDAPGWWLNYTAEQTPERDKREIVLSVSLCPPGPHALLLIITVDVSFTETHRRGVQQHMELLGERVWSHTIVLFTSGDLLGDTSIEQHIESEGEGLQWVVEKCGNRYHVVDNMKSDGVQMTELLEKIEEMVAGNRGHQFDFDAERCKALQEKKREEERRAEERKMKVQKQRETLRSAAGGVSHISDMRIVLLGYGGAGKSSSGNAILGRKEFGASGRTAECVKREGETAGRHITVVEAPGWWTTVESTPEHDKRETFLSVSLCPPGPHALLLVINVDVSLPELWRRGVQQHMELLGERVWSHTIVLFTRGDRLGDTTIEQHIESEGEALQWVVEKCGNRYHVVDNMKSNGGQVSELLEKIEEMVMRNSGECSRNYPPNFNEVLPDDCSAGDSAYGSTKPTAEPELMKTFKQLSTAASTQSSGIGSADTGERSGSGETGERSGSAEKPSPIIPPIRVNTNGATAGQRKTPSRPTHGKTLTAKSKGYPVTNPFVDETTIAVDYTACIGHGSYGTVHMGSYQGTPAAIKIIPTGDNPVTTNEFTIPGRLSHPNVVRMMAVAKSETQILIANEYIHGANLQQVLHTDTPIKLQPEDKLFVALDIALAVEYIHGRNIIHQDLKPANIMCFFKAYSTSS; translated from the exons ATGAGTGCTGATCAGAAATCAG AAAGCCGTGGCAGTTTTTATGAACTCGACCATCGGATTTTGACTGAaatggagaagaagagggatgaaaagagaagagcagaggagaggaagatgaaggtgcagaagcagagagagactcTCAGATCAGCAGCAG GTGGAGTTTCACACATCTCAGACATGAGGATCGTGCTGCTGGGATACAGAAATGCtgggaagagttcatcaggaaacaccatcctgggcagaAAGGAGTTTGGTGCCTCTGGaagaacagctgagtgtgtgaagagagaaggagaaacagcagGGAGACACATCACTGTAGTGGAGGCACCAGGATGGTACTATAACGACACAGTATACACAACTCCTGAACGTGATAAACGAGagattgtcctcagtgtgtctctgtgtcctttaggaccccatgctctactcctgctcttttatgtgggtgtgtcattcacagagacacacagaagagcagtgcagcaacacatggagctgctgggtgagagagtctggaGTCACACTATACTGCTGTTCGCCGGAGGGGACGTGCTGGGAGGCTCAAGTATTGAGCAGCAtattgagagaggaggagaggctctgaagtgggttgtagagaaatgtgggaacaggtatCATGTTGTAAACAATATGAAGAGTGATGGTGTCCAGgtgacagagctgctggagaagatagaggagatggtggcAGGAAATAGAGGCCATCAGTTTGAGTTTGATGCAGAAAGATGTAAAGCACtgcaagagaagaagagggaagaagagagaagagcagaggagaggaagatgaaggtgcagaagcagagagagactcTCAGATCAGCAGCAG gtggaGTTCCACACATCTCAGACATGAGGATCGTGCTGCTGGGAATCAGAGGTGAtgggaagagttcatcaggaaacaccatcctgggcagaAAGGAGTTTGGTGTCTCAGGaagaacagctgagtgtgtgaagagagaaggagaaacagcagGGAGACACATCACTGTAGTGGACGCACCAGGATGGTTTTATAGCTCCACTGTAGAGCAAATTCCTGAACGTCATAAGCGACagattgtcctcagtgtgtctctgtgtcctccaggaccccatgctctactcctgcTCATTAGAGTGACCGTgtcattcacagagacacacagaagagcagtgcagcaacacatggagctgctgggtgagagagtctggagtcacactatagtgctgttcacCAAAGGGGACCAGCTGGGAGACACAAGTATTGAGCAGCACattgagagtgaaggagagggtctgcagtgggttgtagagaaatgtgggaacaggtatCATGTTGTAGACAATATGAAGAGTGATGGTGTCCAGgtgacagagctgctggagaagatagaggagatggtggcAGGAAATAGAGGCCATCAGTTTGACTTTGATGCAGAAATCTGTAAAGCACtgcaagagaagaagagggaagaagagagaagaggagaggagaggaagatgaaggtgcagaagcagagagagactcTCAGATCAGCAGCAG gtggaGTTCCACACATCTCAGACATGAGGATCGTGCTGCTGGGAATCAGAGGTGAtgggaagagttcatcaggaaacaccatcctgggcagaAAGGAGTTTGGTGTCTCAGGaagaacagctgagtgtgtgaagaaagaaggagaaacagCAGGGAGACACATCACTGTAGTGGACGCACCAGGATGGTTTTATAGCACTGTAGAGCAAATTCCTGAACGTCATAAGCGACagattgtcctcagtgtgtctctgtgtcctccaggaccccatgctctactcctgcTCATTAGAGTGACCGTgtcattcacagagacacacagaagagcagtgcagcaacacatggagctgctgggtgagagagtctgtagtcacactatagtgctgttcacCAGTGGGGACCAGCTGGGAGACACAAGTATTGAGCAGCACattgagagtgaaggagaggctttgcagtgggttgtagagaaatgtgggaacaggtatCATGTTGTAGACAATATGAAGAGTGATGGTGTCCAGgtgacagagctgctggagaagatagaggagatggtggcAGGAAATAGAGGCCATCAGTTTGACTTTGATGCAGAAATCTGTAAAGCACtgcaagagaagaagagggaagaagagagaagagcagaggagaggaagatgaaggtgcagaagcagagagagactcTCAGATCAGCAGCAG gtggaGTTCCACACATCTCAGACATGAGGATCGTGCTGCTGGGAATCAGAGGTGAtgggaagagttcatcaggaaacaccatcctgggcagaAAGGAGTTTGGTGCCTCAGGaagaacagctgagtgtgtgaagagagaaggagaaacagcagGGAGACACATCACTGTAGTGGACGCACCAGGATGGTGGCTGAACTACACTGCAGAGCAAACTCCTGAACGTGATAAACGAGagattgtcctcagtgtgtctctgtgtcctccaggacctCATGCTCTACTCCTGATCATTACAGTGGATGTgtcattcacagagacacacagaagaggAGTGCAGCAACACATGGAGCTGCTTGGTGAGAGAGTCTGGAgtcacactatagtgctgttcacCAGTGGGGACTTGCTGGGAGACACAAGTATTGAGCAGCACattgagagtgaaggagagggtctgcagtgggttgtagagaaatgtgggaacaggtatCATGTTGTAGACAATATGAAGAGTGATGGTGTCCAGAtgacagagctgctggagaagatagaggagatggtggcAGGAAATAGAGGCCATCAGTTTGACTTTGATGCAGAAAGATGTAAAGCACtgcaagagaagaagagggaagaagagagaagagcagaggagaggaagatgaaggtgcagaagcagagagagactctcagatcagcagcag GTGGAGTTTCACACATCTCAGACATGAGGATCGTGCTGCTGGGATACGGAGGTGCtgggaagagttcatcaggaaacGCCATCCTGGGCAGAAAGGAGTTTGGTGCCTCAGGaagaacagctgagtgtgtgaagagagaaggagaaacagcagGGAGACACATCACTGTAGTTGAGGCACCAGGATGGTGGACAACAGTAGAGAGCACTCCTGAACATGATAAACGAGAGACTttcctcagtgtgtctctgtgtcctccaggaccccATGCTCTACTGCTGGTGATTAATGTGGATGTGTCATTACCAGAACTATGGAGAAGAGGAGTGCAGCAACACATGGAGCTgctgggtgagagagtctggagtcacactatagtgctgttcacCAGAGGGGACAGGCTGGGAGACACAACCATTGAGCAGCACattgagagtgaaggagaggctctgcagtgggttgtagagaaatgtgggaacagataTCATGTTGTAGACAATATGAAGAGTAACGGTGGTCAGGTgtcagagctgctggagaagatagaggagatggtgATGAGAAACAGTGGAGAATGTAGTAGGAACTACCCTCCTAATT TTAATGAAGTCCTACCTGATGACTGCTCAGCAGGTGATTCTGCATATGGCTCCACTAAACCAACAGCTGAACCTGAGCTCATGAAGACCTTTAAGCAGCTCAGCACTGCTGCCTCTACTCAGAGCTCTGGGATTGGCTCAGCTGAcacaggggagaggagtggatctggtgagacaggggagaggagtggatcTGCTGAGAAGCCTTCACCCATCATCCCACCAATCAGAGTAAACACAAATGGGGCTACAGCAGGACAACGGAAGACACCGTCTAGACCAACACATGGAAAAACACTGACTGCTAAGAGCAAAG GCTACCCAGTGACAAATCCTTTTGTGGATGAAACTACAATTGCTGTAGATTACACAGCATGCATTGGACATGGCTCTTATGGAACAGTTCACATGGGGTCTTATCAGGGAACACCTGCGGCTATAAAGATTATACCTACAGGAGACAATCCAGTGACAACAAATGAATTCACCATACCTGG GCGTTTGTCTCACCCCAATGTTGTGCGGATGATGGCTGTAGCCAAAAGTGAGACACAGATCCTCATTGCTAACGAGTACATCCATGGTGCCAATCTGCAGCAGGTTCTTCATACAGACACTCCTATTAAG CTGCAACCTGAAGATAAGCTGTTTGTGGCTTTAGATATTGCCCTGGCTGTTGAGTACATACATGGAAGAAA